A portion of the Francisella uliginis genome contains these proteins:
- a CDS encoding MIP/aquaporin family protein, protein MLEACIAEFIGTMLLILLGNGVVAGVVLNKTKSHNGGWVVITFAWGLAVFIGVLVAGPISGAHLNPAVTLALALAGKFSWTWVIPYIVSQILGAMFGQLLVWTMYYPHYSATDDTDLKLATCCTAPAIKFIPSNLISEIVGTFVLIFAILTMHGVVVHSGDSSLTTAYPVDMGALGGIPVAFVVIAVGMSLGGTTGYAINPARDFGPRLFHAIMPIQSKGSSQWGYAWVPVAGPVIGSVIATACYLVLKTKGVF, encoded by the coding sequence ATGTTAGAAGCATGTATCGCAGAATTTATAGGAACTATGCTGCTTATCCTTTTAGGTAATGGGGTGGTTGCAGGTGTAGTTTTAAATAAAACAAAATCACATAATGGTGGTTGGGTTGTTATTACTTTTGCATGGGGGTTAGCAGTTTTTATAGGGGTTTTGGTTGCAGGACCTATTAGTGGAGCTCACTTAAATCCTGCGGTGACTTTAGCATTAGCTTTGGCCGGTAAATTTTCATGGACTTGGGTTATCCCATATATTGTCTCACAGATTCTTGGAGCAATGTTTGGTCAGCTTTTAGTTTGGACTATGTATTATCCTCATTACTCAGCAACAGATGATACCGATCTAAAGTTGGCAACTTGTTGTACTGCTCCAGCTATAAAATTTATCCCATCAAATTTAATTAGTGAGATTGTGGGCACATTTGTATTGATCTTTGCAATATTGACAATGCATGGGGTTGTGGTTCACTCTGGAGATTCTAGTTTAACTACTGCTTATCCTGTTGATATGGGAGCTCTAGGTGGGATTCCTGTAGCATTTGTTGTAATAGCAGTTGGGATGTCTTTAGGAGGTACTACTGGTTATGCAATAAATCCAGCTCGAGACTTCGGTCCTAGGTTATTTCATGCTATTATGCCAATACAAAGTAAAGGTTCTTCGCAATGGGGCTATGCTTGGGTTCCGGTAGCTGGTCCAGTGATTGGAAGTGTAATTGCTACAGCTTGTTATCTAGTATTAAAGACAAAAGGGGTTTTTTAG
- a CDS encoding glycerol-3-phosphate dehydrogenase/oxidase, with protein MQDNYDIIIIGGGATGFGCAVEAVSRGYKTLLLEAHDFGKGTSSKSTKLIHGGLRYLENFDFALVKEGLEERFSFLHNAPHLTHRQSYLIPTRSYFETIKYTIGVKLYEFLSGKYKIGKSYNLNKKQTLAELPNIEDSKLKKSLVYYDGQFDDTRLLVSLMRTFEAKGGAALNYHRVEKVFSSTDSKLDTVKAVDTLSGEQKEFTAKHIINATGTFTDKTIDLANQQDSHKYVSVAQGTHIVFDRNKFPTEHAILIPETDDGRVLFILPWHNHLIVGTTDIKKEAPSIEPRAEKSEIDFILETFNQYAKEKATVADIKSVYCGQRPLVSPKNAKNTAKISRKHEVVESKDGLITVVGGKWTIFRRMGQDVIDYIESKKIAQKISKTSDELLVDAIDSKETYPLRVYGKNVNKIKDIQTEIDNSELLHKDLPYYQAEVIYHARYEKAKTVEDVLARRTRAAFLDIKASLAVAPIVAKLMAKELGKDRSWQNQQIEAFKEFAKNFDVNELYR; from the coding sequence ATGCAAGATAATTACGATATTATAATAATTGGAGGTGGTGCAACTGGTTTTGGTTGTGCTGTAGAGGCAGTTTCTAGAGGTTATAAAACATTGCTTTTAGAAGCACATGATTTTGGTAAAGGTACTTCTTCGAAGTCCACGAAACTTATTCACGGTGGTTTAAGGTATCTAGAGAATTTTGATTTTGCTTTAGTTAAAGAGGGTTTAGAAGAGAGATTTTCATTTTTACATAATGCACCTCATTTGACACATAGACAATCTTATCTTATACCGACACGTAGTTATTTTGAAACTATCAAATATACTATAGGTGTTAAGTTATATGAGTTTTTATCAGGTAAATACAAGATTGGTAAAAGCTATAATTTGAACAAAAAGCAAACTTTAGCAGAGTTACCAAATATCGAAGACTCGAAACTTAAAAAAAGTTTAGTCTATTATGATGGTCAGTTTGATGATACAAGACTTCTAGTTTCTTTAATGAGAACTTTTGAGGCAAAGGGTGGTGCAGCATTAAATTACCATAGAGTTGAAAAAGTATTTAGCTCAACAGATTCAAAATTAGATACTGTCAAAGCAGTTGATACTTTAAGTGGTGAGCAAAAAGAGTTTACAGCAAAGCATATTATTAATGCTACAGGCACATTTACAGATAAGACAATAGATCTTGCTAATCAACAGGATTCTCATAAGTACGTGTCAGTGGCACAAGGAACACATATTGTTTTTGATAGGAATAAGTTCCCTACCGAGCATGCAATTTTGATCCCAGAAACAGATGATGGTCGTGTACTGTTTATTTTACCTTGGCATAATCATTTGATAGTTGGCACAACTGATATTAAAAAAGAAGCTCCAAGTATTGAGCCAAGAGCTGAAAAATCTGAGATTGATTTTATACTTGAGACATTCAATCAGTACGCTAAAGAAAAAGCTACTGTTGCAGATATTAAGTCAGTATATTGTGGTCAGCGTCCACTAGTTTCACCAAAAAATGCTAAAAATACCGCAAAAATATCACGTAAACATGAAGTAGTCGAATCAAAAGATGGTTTGATTACAGTTGTTGGAGGTAAGTGGACTATCTTTAGAAGAATGGGGCAAGATGTTATTGACTATATTGAGTCTAAAAAGATAGCACAAAAGATATCAAAAACTTCTGATGAATTACTTGTAGATGCTATAGATTCTAAAGAAACTTATCCTTTGAGGGTTTATGGTAAAAATGTTAATAAGATTAAAGATATTCAAACAGAAATTGATAACTCTGAGTTACTGCATAAAGACCTACCATACTATCAAGCCGAAGTTATCTATCATGCTAGATATGAAAAGGCTAAGACTGTTGAGGATGTATTAGCTCGTCGAACTAGAGCAGCATTTTTAGATATTAAGGCTAGTCTTGCAGTAGCTCCTATAGTTGCAAAACTAATGGCAAAAGAACTTGGTAAAGATAGATCATGGCAAAATCAGCAAATAGAGGCGTTTAAAGAGTTTGCTAAAAATTTTGATGTTAATGAGTTATATAGGTAG
- the glpK gene encoding glycerol kinase GlpK produces the protein MSKEFVLAVDQGTTSSRAIIFDKKGNIKKIAQKEFTQIYPKSGWVEHDAMEIWGTQSGVMREALEFGRVKPEQIAAIGITNQRETVVVWDKETGDPVYNAIVWQCRRTSDICDEIKKEPELVKYIKENTGLVVDAYFSGTKVKWILDNVEGAREKANAGRLLMGTIDTWLIWNLTRGKVHATDYSNASRTMLFNINTLEWDKKILEYLDIPESMLPEVKNSSEVFGVTDNHTLGGAEIPIAGVAGDQHAALFGHCCFDKGMAKNTYGTGCFALMNVGDKPVFSDAGLLTTIAWAEDGKPTYALEGSVFIAGAVIQWIRDGLGLVRSAEDSEYYATKIDSTNGVYLVPAFVGLGTPYWDMYARGTIVGITRDTKREHIIRAALEAIAYQAKDVLDCMKEDTGLDLAGLRVDGGAVQNNFLMQFQSNILQSEISKPKINEITGLGAVFLAGLAVGFWKDKEELKTILTTEKTFEPQIGPETVAHDYKGWKKAVERSKAWVE, from the coding sequence ATGTCAAAAGAGTTTGTTTTAGCTGTAGATCAAGGCACAACTAGTTCACGTGCTATTATTTTTGATAAAAAAGGAAATATAAAAAAGATCGCGCAAAAAGAGTTTACGCAAATATATCCTAAGAGTGGTTGGGTTGAGCATGATGCCATGGAAATATGGGGAACTCAAAGTGGGGTGATGCGTGAGGCTTTAGAATTTGGTCGAGTTAAGCCAGAACAAATAGCTGCTATAGGTATAACTAATCAACGTGAAACTGTTGTTGTTTGGGATAAGGAAACGGGTGACCCTGTTTATAATGCAATAGTATGGCAATGTCGTCGTACTTCAGACATTTGTGATGAAATTAAAAAAGAACCTGAACTAGTCAAGTATATAAAAGAAAATACTGGACTTGTTGTTGATGCATATTTCTCTGGAACTAAAGTTAAGTGGATTTTAGATAATGTTGAAGGCGCTCGAGAAAAAGCTAATGCTGGTAGACTCTTAATGGGTACTATAGATACTTGGCTTATTTGGAATCTAACTAGAGGTAAGGTTCACGCAACAGATTATAGTAATGCTTCACGCACAATGCTATTTAATATTAATACTTTAGAGTGGGACAAAAAAATCCTTGAGTATCTAGATATTCCTGAATCAATGTTACCAGAAGTTAAAAACTCTAGTGAAGTTTTTGGCGTGACAGATAATCATACTTTAGGCGGTGCTGAGATCCCTATAGCTGGTGTGGCGGGTGATCAGCATGCAGCTTTATTTGGACACTGTTGTTTTGATAAAGGTATGGCTAAAAATACTTATGGAACAGGCTGTTTTGCGCTGATGAATGTTGGCGATAAACCAGTATTTTCTGATGCAGGACTTTTAACTACTATTGCATGGGCAGAGGATGGCAAGCCAACTTATGCTTTAGAGGGAAGTGTATTTATTGCCGGAGCAGTTATTCAATGGATAAGAGATGGCTTAGGGCTAGTGCGTTCAGCTGAAGACAGTGAGTACTACGCAACCAAGATTGACTCCACAAATGGTGTATATCTGGTACCAGCTTTTGTAGGGCTTGGTACACCATATTGGGACATGTATGCACGTGGGACAATAGTTGGTATAACTAGAGATACTAAGCGTGAGCATATAATTAGAGCAGCGCTTGAAGCGATAGCATATCAAGCAAAAGATGTACTTGATTGTATGAAAGAAGATACAGGTCTTGATTTAGCAGGTTTGAGAGTTGATGGTGGGGCAGTACAAAATAATTTCTTAATGCAGTTCCAATCTAATATTTTACAATCTGAAATTTCAAAACCCAAAATTAATGAAATCACTGGTTTAGGCGCAGTTTTCTTAGCTGGTTTAGCTGTTGGTTTCTGGAAAGATAAAGAAGAACTTAAAACTATTCTAACAACAGAGAAAACTTTTGAACCACAGATAGGTCCTGAAACAGTAGCTCATGATTATAAAGGTTGGAAAAAAGCAGTTGAAAGAAGTAAGGCTTGGGTAGAATAA
- a CDS encoding MFS transporter, with protein sequence MQKITKVGFTIWFMCAFFYALEFIVRASGNSLYNSFIIAPYDLSPEQISIFSSAFYWAYVASQLPAGILIDKFGIKKIMLVSTFLFSVGVFIATRATSQEYLVLYRVLAGIGGGFAFLCALKAIAIWLPKRTFPLFTGATQMLMYGAGTITGLPLVILANHYSVQVIMSVILIVSILLFLSVVFFIPSNELHDQKDTDELADTHTKIEDIPIVFKIKQILLNGFFCFTIYGTTALFADLWSYRFLSLDGYPTEYAGLASSMIFIGIAVFSPLWGVIATILNKQKILLTIASALGFFIVTAIVYMHLNPVIMCVLCVLWGGMQAVHVLNFTILRAHISPLYIATGLAMVNLFIPLSGAVLQPFVGYMVSFLEKAGFGHLSSFKYALLILPILMLLSVILSLFIKEKKA encoded by the coding sequence ATGCAAAAAATAACAAAAGTTGGTTTTACTATATGGTTCATGTGTGCATTCTTTTATGCTCTTGAGTTTATTGTAAGAGCTTCTGGAAATTCCTTATATAACAGTTTTATCATTGCACCATATGACTTAAGCCCAGAGCAAATCAGTATTTTTAGTTCAGCATTTTATTGGGCATATGTAGCTTCTCAACTACCTGCTGGAATTTTGATTGATAAGTTTGGTATTAAGAAAATTATGTTAGTCAGCACTTTTCTTTTTTCTGTTGGTGTTTTTATTGCAACAAGAGCTACATCTCAAGAGTATCTAGTTTTATATAGAGTTTTGGCAGGTATTGGTGGCGGCTTTGCTTTTTTATGTGCATTGAAAGCAATAGCAATATGGTTACCAAAGAGAACATTTCCATTATTTACAGGTGCTACGCAAATGTTAATGTATGGAGCTGGTACAATTACAGGTTTACCGTTAGTTATTTTGGCAAACCATTATAGTGTCCAAGTAATTATGTCTGTTATTCTAATAGTTTCAATATTACTTTTTCTAAGTGTAGTATTTTTTATACCATCTAATGAGCTACATGATCAAAAAGATACGGATGAGCTAGCAGATACACATACAAAAATAGAAGATATCCCTATTGTTTTCAAAATTAAGCAGATTTTACTTAACGGATTTTTTTGCTTTACTATCTATGGCACGACAGCTTTATTTGCTGACTTGTGGAGTTATAGGTTCTTAAGCTTAGATGGGTATCCTACTGAGTATGCTGGATTAGCTTCATCAATGATATTTATTGGAATTGCAGTTTTTAGTCCACTTTGGGGAGTTATTGCAACTATTTTAAATAAGCAAAAAATCCTACTAACTATCGCTTCAGCTCTTGGATTTTTTATAGTTACAGCTATTGTGTATATGCATCTTAATCCAGTCATAATGTGTGTTTTATGTGTTCTGTGGGGAGGGATGCAGGCAGTTCATGTACTGAATTTCACAATATTGAGAGCACATATTAGTCCACTATATATTGCAACAGGTCTTGCTATGGTTAATCTTTTTATTCCTTTAAGTGGAGCAGTGTTACAGCCATTTGTAGGATATATGGTGTCATTTTTAGAAAAAGCAGGTTTTGGGCACTTATCATCTTTTAAATATGCTTTGTTAATTCTACCTATACTAATGCTGTTATCAGTTATATTGTCTCTTTTTATTAAGGAGAAAAAAGCTTAA